The following proteins come from a genomic window of Mucinivorans hirudinis:
- a CDS encoding Beta-galactosidase codes for MSITKFFAVLLASSMAMSTFAQQSNLEGFAYGTQKAPAGNEWQSPENLSLNKEQPRAYFFPFQDVVAARKFLPENSSYWQSLDGDWKFNWAADPDSRPKNFFEAGFDVSKWDNIAVPSNWNIVGIQKDGTQKYGVPIYVNQPVIFYHERKVDDWRGGVMRTPPTNWTTYKHRNEVGSYRRDFSVPAGWDGRETFISFDGVDSFFYLWINGQYVGFSKNSRNAARFNITPYLKKGTNTLAVEVYRSSDGSFLEAQDMFRLPGIFRTVAIYSTPKVYINNLVAIPDLDKNYKDGSLKITADIRNLSDKEAKDYKVVYSLYANELYSDENRLVANVSAVTPATTVASAKTVAAKAVMSVSAPKLWSAEEPYRYTLIAELKDSKGKVVETTSVIVGFRKVEVRDTPASEDEFALAGRYYYVNGKPVKLKGVNRHESNPALGHALTRKIMEDEVMLMKMGNINHVRNSHYPDAPYWYYLADKYGIYLEDEANLESHQYYYGKESLSHPVEWRKAHVARVLEMVNSTINNPSVVIWSLGNEAGPGENFVHAYNELKRVDTSRPVQYERNNDIVDIGSNQYPSIAWMKGAVTGKYNIKYPFHVSEYAHSMGNAVGNLVDYWDAIESTNFFMGGAIWDWVDQSMYNYTPDGLRYAAYGGDFGDTPNDGQFVMNGIVFGDLTPKPQYWEVKKVYQYIGVRAIDLKQGKVEIFNKNYFTDLSGYDVVWSLWEDGKQVKEGVVAMPEVAPRRGVTVTLPISSITLKNDAEYFVKVQFLLNTDMPWATKGFVQAQEQMLLRSAVNREAPVARGNINLNEGGDIATVSGVDFEAKFDMAQGTIHSLKYKGSEVIVAGEGPRLDALRAFTNNDNWFYEAWFENGLHNLKHKSTSKYIEKMADGRVVLAFTVVSQAPNAAQIKGGTSSGKNSVVELTERPFGDKDFKFTTNQVWTIYPDGSIELQASITSNNPSLILPRLGYVLKVPEQYQNFTYYGRGAADNYNDRKTGSFIEVFKSTIADEFVPFPKPQDTGNHEDVRWCALTNKSGNGVIFVATDRLSVSALPYSAMDMTLAGHPHQLPKAKDTYLHLDYSVTGLGGNSCGQGGPLSPDRVLATAHQTGFIIRPIAGDNFEKMANVAPSGDAPLTITRARNGMLEIYGNNPSRDIYYSLNGGAAVKYEQPFLMRGGVSIKAWYESNKNLATTASFDKIENVVLEVINASSQEAGEGNASNLTDSDPNTYWHTMYSVTVAKFPHWVDFDAGEVKPIKGFVYLPRQNSPNGNIKDYEVFVSTDGKNWGAPVARGQFEDNRREKRITLDKPVKGRYVRFNALSSQNGQDFASGAEFTVLAE; via the coding sequence ATGAGTATCACAAAATTCTTCGCAGTGTTATTAGCCTCATCAATGGCTATGAGTACATTTGCGCAGCAGAGCAATTTAGAAGGTTTTGCCTACGGCACTCAAAAAGCCCCAGCGGGCAACGAGTGGCAATCGCCCGAAAACCTATCACTCAACAAGGAGCAACCACGCGCCTACTTCTTCCCTTTCCAAGATGTGGTGGCGGCACGGAAATTTCTGCCCGAAAACAGCAGCTACTGGCAATCGCTCGATGGGGATTGGAAATTCAACTGGGCTGCTGACCCCGACTCGCGCCCCAAGAATTTTTTCGAGGCAGGGTTCGATGTTTCAAAATGGGATAACATCGCCGTCCCCTCGAACTGGAACATAGTGGGCATTCAGAAGGATGGTACGCAAAAATATGGCGTGCCCATCTATGTGAATCAACCGGTTATCTTCTATCACGAACGCAAGGTTGATGACTGGCGCGGCGGGGTAATGCGCACTCCGCCAACCAACTGGACAACATACAAACACCGTAACGAGGTGGGCTCTTACCGCCGCGATTTCTCTGTGCCAGCCGGTTGGGATGGGCGCGAAACGTTCATTAGCTTCGATGGTGTCGATTCGTTTTTCTACCTATGGATTAACGGTCAATATGTCGGTTTCTCGAAAAATTCGCGCAACGCGGCACGATTCAACATCACTCCATATTTGAAAAAAGGTACTAACACTCTCGCCGTTGAGGTATACCGCAGCTCGGACGGTTCGTTCCTCGAGGCTCAGGATATGTTCCGCCTGCCGGGCATTTTCCGCACTGTTGCAATATATTCAACTCCAAAAGTTTATATAAACAACCTTGTGGCGATTCCCGATTTGGATAAAAATTACAAAGATGGCTCATTAAAAATCACTGCCGATATTCGCAACCTATCGGATAAGGAAGCGAAGGATTACAAGGTGGTTTATTCGCTATATGCCAACGAGTTATATTCGGACGAAAATAGACTTGTGGCAAATGTTTCGGCTGTGACACCCGCAACAACAGTTGCCTCTGCAAAAACTGTTGCTGCAAAGGCTGTTATGAGCGTTTCAGCGCCAAAGTTATGGTCTGCGGAAGAGCCATATCGTTATACGTTGATTGCCGAGTTGAAGGACAGTAAGGGTAAAGTAGTGGAGACGACCTCTGTCATTGTTGGATTCAGAAAAGTGGAAGTTCGCGATACGCCTGCCTCTGAGGATGAGTTCGCTCTGGCTGGGCGTTACTACTATGTGAACGGCAAGCCGGTTAAGTTGAAAGGGGTCAATCGCCACGAATCGAACCCTGCGCTGGGACACGCGCTAACACGTAAGATTATGGAGGATGAGGTGATGCTGATGAAGATGGGCAACATCAACCACGTGCGCAACTCTCACTACCCTGATGCACCATACTGGTACTATCTTGCCGACAAATACGGCATCTACTTGGAGGATGAGGCAAACCTCGAATCGCACCAATATTACTATGGAAAAGAGTCGCTTTCGCACCCCGTGGAGTGGCGTAAGGCGCACGTTGCCCGCGTGTTGGAGATGGTGAACTCAACCATCAACAACCCTTCGGTGGTTATCTGGTCGCTGGGCAACGAGGCGGGACCGGGCGAAAACTTTGTCCACGCCTACAATGAACTCAAAAGGGTTGATACCTCGCGCCCGGTTCAGTATGAGCGCAACAACGACATTGTAGATATTGGCTCAAATCAATACCCCTCTATCGCTTGGATGAAGGGTGCGGTTACGGGTAAATATAACATTAAGTATCCTTTCCACGTCTCCGAGTATGCCCACTCAATGGGTAACGCTGTGGGTAACTTGGTGGATTACTGGGATGCAATCGAGTCCACGAACTTCTTTATGGGTGGCGCGATTTGGGACTGGGTAGACCAGTCGATGTATAACTACACCCCTGATGGTCTCCGTTATGCGGCTTATGGCGGCGACTTTGGCGACACCCCGAACGATGGTCAGTTTGTGATGAACGGCATTGTTTTCGGCGATTTGACTCCTAAACCCCAATACTGGGAGGTGAAGAAGGTTTACCAATATATCGGCGTGAGGGCGATTGACTTGAAGCAAGGCAAGGTGGAGATTTTCAACAAAAATTATTTCACAGACCTTTCGGGTTACGATGTGGTGTGGTCTTTGTGGGAGGATGGCAAGCAGGTCAAAGAGGGTGTGGTCGCTATGCCCGAGGTTGCTCCGCGCAGGGGAGTAACAGTGACGTTGCCAATCTCGTCAATAACTCTGAAGAATGATGCCGAATACTTCGTAAAAGTTCAATTCCTCCTCAACACAGATATGCCGTGGGCAACGAAAGGTTTTGTACAGGCTCAGGAGCAGATGTTGCTGCGTAGCGCCGTCAATCGCGAGGCTCCGGTGGCAAGGGGCAATATCAATCTCAATGAAGGAGGAGATATTGCGACTGTTTCGGGTGTGGACTTTGAGGCTAAATTCGATATGGCGCAAGGCACAATCCACTCTCTCAAATACAAGGGCAGCGAGGTTATTGTGGCGGGCGAGGGTCCTCGTTTGGATGCGTTGCGCGCATTCACCAATAACGACAACTGGTTCTATGAGGCGTGGTTCGAAAACGGACTCCACAACCTAAAGCACAAATCGACAAGTAAATACATCGAAAAGATGGCAGACGGAAGAGTTGTACTCGCCTTCACTGTTGTTTCGCAAGCTCCCAATGCGGCTCAAATCAAAGGGGGGACAAGTTCGGGCAAAAACTCTGTCGTGGAACTCACAGAGAGACCATTCGGCGACAAGGATTTCAAATTTACTACCAACCAAGTTTGGACAATCTATCCCGATGGCTCTATCGAGTTGCAGGCATCGATAACCTCAAATAATCCGAGTTTGATTCTACCTCGATTGGGTTATGTGCTGAAAGTGCCTGAGCAGTATCAGAACTTCACGTACTACGGACGTGGTGCAGCCGATAACTATAACGACAGAAAGACGGGCTCGTTTATAGAAGTATTCAAAAGCACGATAGCCGATGAGTTTGTTCCATTTCCAAAACCGCAAGACACCGGTAACCACGAGGATGTTCGCTGGTGCGCGCTGACAAACAAGAGCGGCAACGGTGTGATTTTTGTAGCCACTGACCGTTTATCGGTTTCGGCGCTACCATACTCTGCTATGGATATGACCCTCGCCGGACATCCGCACCAACTGCCAAAAGCTAAGGATACATATCTACATTTGGACTACTCGGTTACGGGTCTGGGCGGCAATAGCTGCGGACAGGGCGGGCCACTCTCACCCGACCGCGTTCTTGCCACTGCTCACCAAACGGGATTCATTATTCGTCCGATTGCGGGAGACAATTTTGAGAAGATGGCAAACGTTGCCCCCTCGGGCGATGCTCCGCTTACCATAACACGTGCTCGCAACGGGATGTTGGAAATATATGGTAATAATCCGAGCAGGGATATATACTACTCTTTGAATGGCGGAGCTGCCGTAAAGTACGAACAACCGTTCCTAATGCGGGGTGGAGTCTCGATAAAAGCCTGGTATGAAAGCAATAAAAATCTCGCAACCACCGCTTCGTTCGACAAGATTGAAAATGTTGTACTCGAGGTTATAAACGCCAGTAGTCAGGAGGCAGGCGAAGGTAACGCCTCGAACCTCACGGACAGTGACCCCAATACATATTGGCACACAATGTACTCGGTAACCGTTGCAAAATTCCCCCATTGGGTCGATTTCGACGCAGGTGAGGTGAAACCCATCAAGGGCTTTGTGTACTTGCCGCGTCAAAATAGTCCGAATGGCAATATCAAAGATTATGAGGTCTTTGTGAGCACAGACGGCAAGAACTGGGGTGCGCCGGTGGCTAGAGGACAGTTCGAGGATAATCGTCGCGAAAAACGGATAACATTGGACAAGCCGGTCAAGGGACGTTACGTAAGATTCAACGCTCTGAGCTCACAGAACGGTCAAGATTTCGCATCGGGTGCTGAGTTCACGGTGCTAGCAGAGTAG